Proteins from a genomic interval of Cupriavidus sp. WKF15:
- a CDS encoding adenylate/guanylate cyclase domain-containing protein produces the protein MRCTNCGFENLAKANFCEECGAGLPRACPQCGEPAGPTAKFCRGCGAPLAGLAAAQASAPASATPPVQYTPPHLAERILAERAAMEARGEAAGERKTITALFADMAGSTALTQDLDPEEARRLIDPVATLMMEAVHHYEGYVAKFLGDGILALFGAPIAHEDHALRALYAALRMQDAMRRHSDRVRLELGIPLQIRVGIHTGEVVVRSIRKDDLHTDYDPVGHTIHIASRMEGVATPASILISESTHKLTEGYFEFKALGTTHVKGVRDPLAVYEVLGLGALRTRLQVAAHRGLARFVGRQAELERLHAALELARAGKGQIVGVVGEAGVGKSRLFHEFKARSRQGCLVLETFSVSHGKAFAYLPLIELLKNYFQVAAQDNDRTCREKVTGKLLTLDRSLEVHLPYLLYLLGNSEPGSTLPAMDATIRRQRTFEAIAQLLVRESQNQPLALIFEDLQWLDSETEGFLGILVDHVPDASILLLVNYRPEYSHDWHARGAYTQLQLEPLGPAEAQGLLTALLGDDRSLVPLKRLILDKTEGNPFFMEEVVQTLTEEGVLLGPPGNFRIERAPALLHIPTTVQGVLAARIDRLPVAQKELLQTLAVIGKEFSLSLIRHVTRQDDDTLRPLLAALQAADFIYEQPAFPDGEYVFKHALTQEVAGHGLLTERRSALHERAALAIESLFPGRLKDYCGELAHHYSLSGNVPKAIEYLHSAGQQAVQRSALPEAIGHLSKAIALLKQLPDTPERVRQELSLLLTLGPALIATRGQAATEVEANYRRALALCEQGEPTPQVFSAQLGLWAFYQLRAQYNVALPLGKRLLGMALRSHKPDQLAEGHRVLGSTTFRLGQISVARDHMEQVLAVQRPDQSSYEFLLGYGRDPAVHAMATLGWILWYQGLPDLARARSLEALALARQRPDAFNLALCLIFAAEVHLCRREVQQVREFAEAAIAISGEQGFPIYLAWGVVLQGWTVAERGDHQAGIAQIQQGLDAYAATGASLARPSLLGLLADAHGQAGEYRAGLALLDEAMPLAEKTGERLDASTLLRLKGELILAGSEDGRLARDEAEACFRKAVAIAREQGARSLELRAALSLARLFCRKGKPDAAREVLAGIYGAFREGFDTADLQQARALLDEVG, from the coding sequence ATGCGCTGCACAAATTGCGGGTTCGAGAACCTCGCAAAGGCCAACTTCTGCGAGGAGTGCGGTGCCGGACTGCCACGGGCCTGCCCGCAGTGCGGCGAGCCGGCTGGCCCCACGGCCAAGTTCTGCCGTGGATGCGGCGCCCCTCTCGCCGGCCTGGCAGCCGCTCAGGCGTCCGCCCCGGCATCGGCCACGCCCCCCGTCCAGTACACCCCGCCGCACCTGGCCGAGCGCATCCTGGCCGAACGCGCGGCCATGGAAGCGCGCGGCGAAGCCGCGGGCGAACGCAAGACCATTACCGCGCTGTTCGCCGACATGGCCGGCTCGACCGCGCTGACGCAGGACCTGGACCCCGAGGAGGCCCGCCGCCTGATCGACCCGGTCGCCACGCTGATGATGGAGGCCGTGCACCACTACGAAGGCTACGTCGCCAAGTTCCTCGGCGACGGCATCCTGGCCCTGTTCGGCGCGCCCATCGCGCACGAGGACCACGCCCTGCGCGCGCTGTACGCGGCGCTGCGCATGCAGGACGCGATGCGCCGCCACAGCGACAGGGTCCGCCTGGAGCTGGGCATCCCGCTGCAGATCCGCGTCGGCATCCATACCGGCGAGGTCGTGGTGCGCTCGATCCGCAAGGACGACCTGCACACGGACTACGATCCCGTGGGACACACGATCCACATCGCCTCGCGCATGGAAGGCGTGGCGACGCCGGCCTCGATCCTGATCAGCGAGTCGACCCACAAGCTCACCGAAGGCTATTTCGAGTTCAAGGCGCTCGGCACCACGCATGTCAAAGGCGTGCGCGATCCACTGGCCGTCTACGAGGTGCTGGGCCTCGGCGCGCTGCGCACGCGCCTGCAGGTTGCGGCGCACCGCGGGCTGGCTCGCTTCGTCGGCCGCCAGGCCGAACTGGAGCGGCTGCACGCGGCACTGGAACTGGCCCGGGCCGGCAAGGGCCAGATCGTCGGCGTGGTCGGCGAGGCCGGCGTCGGCAAGTCCCGCCTGTTTCACGAGTTCAAGGCCAGGTCGCGGCAAGGCTGCCTGGTGCTGGAAACCTTTTCCGTATCGCACGGCAAGGCCTTTGCCTACCTGCCGCTGATCGAACTGCTGAAAAACTACTTCCAGGTGGCCGCGCAGGACAACGACCGGACCTGCCGCGAGAAGGTGACCGGCAAGCTGCTGACGCTCGACCGCTCGCTGGAGGTGCACCTGCCCTACCTGCTCTATCTGCTCGGCAACAGCGAGCCAGGATCGACCTTGCCGGCCATGGATGCCACGATCCGGCGCCAGCGGACCTTCGAGGCCATTGCCCAGTTGCTGGTGCGCGAAAGCCAGAACCAGCCACTCGCGCTGATCTTCGAGGACCTGCAGTGGCTGGACAGCGAGACCGAGGGCTTTCTCGGCATCCTCGTCGACCATGTGCCGGACGCCAGCATCCTGTTGCTGGTCAACTACCGCCCCGAGTATTCGCACGACTGGCATGCCCGCGGCGCCTACACGCAACTCCAGCTCGAACCGCTGGGCCCTGCCGAGGCCCAGGGCCTGCTCACCGCGCTGCTGGGCGACGATCGCAGCCTGGTGCCGCTGAAGCGGCTGATCCTCGACAAGACCGAGGGCAACCCGTTCTTCATGGAAGAAGTGGTCCAGACGCTGACCGAGGAAGGCGTACTGCTCGGGCCGCCGGGCAACTTCCGCATCGAACGGGCACCGGCCCTGCTGCACATCCCGACGACGGTGCAGGGCGTGCTGGCCGCGCGTATCGACCGGCTGCCCGTGGCACAGAAGGAATTGCTGCAAACGCTGGCGGTGATCGGCAAGGAGTTTTCGCTGAGCCTTATCCGCCACGTCACCAGGCAGGATGACGACACCTTGCGCCCGCTGCTCGCCGCGCTGCAGGCTGCGGACTTCATCTACGAGCAGCCCGCCTTTCCCGACGGGGAGTACGTATTCAAGCACGCGCTGACCCAGGAAGTCGCGGGCCACGGCCTGCTGACCGAGCGGCGCAGCGCGCTGCATGAACGTGCCGCGCTGGCGATCGAGTCGCTGTTCCCTGGGCGGCTGAAAGACTACTGCGGCGAACTCGCCCACCACTACAGCCTCAGCGGCAATGTGCCGAAGGCGATCGAATACCTGCACTCCGCGGGCCAGCAAGCCGTGCAACGCTCTGCCCTGCCCGAGGCGATCGGCCACCTGAGCAAGGCCATTGCGCTGCTCAAGCAGTTGCCGGACACACCGGAACGCGTGCGTCAGGAGCTGTCGCTGTTGTTGACGCTGGGACCCGCCCTGATCGCCACGCGCGGCCAGGCCGCCACCGAGGTGGAAGCCAACTACCGGCGCGCGCTCGCGCTGTGCGAACAGGGCGAGCCTACGCCGCAGGTGTTTTCCGCGCAGCTCGGGCTGTGGGCGTTCTACCAGCTGCGCGCGCAGTACAACGTGGCGCTGCCGCTCGGCAAGCGGCTGCTTGGCATGGCCCTGCGCTCGCACAAGCCCGACCAGCTCGCCGAAGGACATCGCGTGCTGGGCTCCACCACGTTCCGCCTGGGCCAGATCAGCGTCGCACGCGACCACATGGAGCAGGTGCTGGCCGTGCAGCGGCCGGACCAGTCCTCCTACGAATTCCTGCTTGGCTACGGGCGCGACCCGGCCGTGCATGCCATGGCCACGCTGGGCTGGATCCTGTGGTACCAGGGCTTGCCGGACCTCGCGCGTGCGCGCTCGCTTGAAGCGCTGGCGCTGGCCAGGCAGCGTCCCGACGCATTCAATCTCGCCCTGTGCCTGATCTTCGCCGCGGAAGTGCACCTGTGCCGGCGCGAAGTGCAGCAGGTACGCGAGTTTGCCGAGGCAGCCATCGCCATATCCGGCGAACAGGGCTTTCCGATCTACCTGGCATGGGGCGTGGTGCTGCAGGGCTGGACGGTGGCCGAGCGCGGCGACCATCAGGCGGGCATCGCGCAGATACAGCAAGGCCTCGACGCCTACGCTGCGACCGGCGCGTCACTGGCGAGGCCGAGCCTGCTGGGCCTGCTGGCCGATGCGCACGGCCAGGCCGGCGAGTACCGCGCCGGCCTGGCGCTGCTCGACGAGGCCATGCCGCTTGCCGAGAAGACCGGCGAACGGCTGGACGCGTCAACGCTGCTCCGCCTGAAGGGAGAACTTATCCTCGCCGGGTCCGAGGACGGCCGGCTGGCCCGGGACGAAGCGGAAGCCTGCTTCCGCAAGGCCGTTGCCATTGCACGCGAGCAGGGAGCGAGGTCGCTGGAGCTGCGCGCGGCGCTGAGCCTGGCGCGGCTGTTTTGCCGCAAAGGCAAGCCCGATGCCGCACGCGAGGTACTGGCCGGCATCTATGGCGCCTTCCGCGAAGGCTTCGACACGGCCGACCTGCAACAGGCGCGGGCCCTGCTCGACGAGGTCGGCTGA
- a CDS encoding heme-copper oxidase subunit III family protein: protein MSSNVSSQPAAPGAIATGLRGLVADWSSDQRAFKVSWGKAMMWIFLLSDTFVFSCFLTGYMTVRMATTVPWPNPSEVFALNIGGRDVPLILIAIMTFVLITSSGTMAMAVNFAYRRARKQCALLMMVTALFGATFVGMQAFEWTKLIVEEGVRPWGNPMGAAQFGSTFFMITGFHGFHVTCGVIYLLVVATKVLRGRYEASGNYQIVEIAGLYWHFVDLVWVFIFALFYLW, encoded by the coding sequence ATGTCTTCGAACGTCTCGTCGCAGCCCGCCGCGCCGGGGGCCATCGCCACGGGCCTGCGCGGCCTGGTGGCGGACTGGTCTTCCGACCAGCGCGCCTTCAAGGTGTCGTGGGGCAAGGCGATGATGTGGATCTTCCTGCTGTCCGACACCTTCGTGTTCAGCTGCTTCCTGACGGGCTACATGACGGTGCGTATGGCCACCACGGTGCCCTGGCCCAACCCGAGCGAGGTCTTCGCCCTCAATATCGGCGGCCGCGACGTGCCGCTGATCCTGATCGCCATCATGACCTTTGTGCTCATCACCAGCAGCGGCACCATGGCGATGGCCGTCAACTTCGCCTACCGGCGCGCGCGGAAGCAGTGCGCTCTGCTGATGATGGTGACCGCGCTGTTCGGTGCGACCTTTGTCGGCATGCAAGCCTTCGAGTGGACCAAGCTGATTGTCGAGGAAGGTGTGCGTCCCTGGGGCAACCCGATGGGCGCGGCCCAGTTCGGCTCGACCTTCTTCATGATCACGGGCTTTCACGGCTTTCACGTGACCTGCGGCGTGATCTACCTGCTGGTCGTGGCGACCAAGGTCCTGCGAGGCCGGTACGAGGCGAGCGGCAACTACCAGATCGTGGAGATCGCGGGCCTGTACTGGCACTTCGTGGACCTGGTCTGGGTCTTCATCTTTGCATTGTTCTACCTCTGGTGA
- a CDS encoding NAD-dependent succinate-semialdehyde dehydrogenase — MYQDLALYIDGEFIKGGDRREQDVLNPATQEVLGKLPHASRADLDRALAAAQRAFESWKKTSPLERSRILRRVGELARERAKDIGRNITLDQGKPLAEAVGEVLVCAEHADWHAEECRRIYGRVIPPRQPNVRQIVVREPIGVCAAFTPWNFPFNQAIRKIVAAVGAGCTLILKGPEDSPSAVVALAQLFHDAGLPPGVLNIVWGVPGEVSTYLIESPIVRKISFTGSVPVGKQLAALAGAHMKRVTMELGGHSPVLVFDDADIEPAAEMLARFKLRNAGQVCVSPTRFYVQEKAYDKFLARFTEVIGSIKVGNGLEEGTQMGPLAHERRVFSMEQFLDDASQRGGKVVAGGSRIGDKGYFFAPTVVTDLPDDAKLMVDEPFGPVAPVTRFKDTAEVLRRANSLPYGLASYVFTNSLKTAHEVSNGLEAGMVNINHFGMALSETPFGGIKDSGIGSEGGMETFDGYLVTKFITQV; from the coding sequence ATGTACCAGGATCTTGCCCTCTATATCGACGGGGAATTCATCAAGGGCGGCGACCGGCGCGAGCAGGATGTGCTCAACCCCGCCACCCAGGAAGTCCTGGGCAAGCTGCCGCACGCCAGCCGCGCCGACCTGGACCGCGCCCTGGCCGCCGCCCAGCGTGCCTTTGAAAGCTGGAAGAAAACTTCGCCGCTCGAGCGCTCCCGGATCCTGCGCCGCGTGGGCGAACTGGCTCGCGAACGCGCCAAGGACATCGGCCGCAATATCACGCTGGACCAGGGCAAGCCGCTGGCCGAGGCGGTCGGCGAAGTCCTGGTCTGCGCCGAGCATGCCGACTGGCACGCCGAGGAATGCCGCCGCATCTACGGCCGTGTGATCCCGCCGCGCCAGCCCAATGTGCGCCAGATCGTGGTGCGCGAGCCGATCGGCGTCTGCGCGGCCTTCACGCCGTGGAATTTCCCGTTCAACCAGGCCATCCGCAAGATCGTGGCGGCCGTGGGCGCGGGCTGCACGCTGATCCTGAAGGGACCGGAAGACTCGCCCAGCGCCGTGGTCGCGCTGGCGCAGCTGTTCCATGATGCCGGCCTGCCCCCGGGCGTGCTCAACATCGTCTGGGGCGTGCCGGGCGAGGTCTCTACCTACCTGATCGAATCGCCGATTGTGCGCAAGATCTCTTTCACGGGCTCGGTGCCGGTGGGCAAGCAGCTGGCCGCGCTGGCCGGCGCGCACATGAAGCGCGTGACCATGGAACTCGGCGGGCATTCGCCGGTGCTGGTGTTCGACGACGCCGATATCGAGCCCGCCGCCGAGATGCTGGCGCGCTTCAAGCTGCGCAACGCGGGCCAGGTGTGCGTCTCCCCAACGCGCTTCTACGTGCAGGAAAAGGCCTATGACAAGTTCCTGGCCCGCTTCACCGAGGTGATCGGCTCGATCAAGGTCGGCAACGGGCTCGAAGAAGGCACGCAGATGGGCCCGCTGGCCCATGAGCGCCGCGTGTTCTCGATGGAGCAATTCCTGGACGATGCCAGCCAGCGTGGCGGCAAGGTCGTGGCCGGCGGTTCGCGCATCGGCGACAAGGGCTACTTCTTCGCCCCGACCGTGGTGACCGACCTGCCCGACGACGCCAAACTGATGGTCGACGAGCCGTTCGGCCCGGTGGCCCCCGTCACGCGCTTCAAGGACACGGCCGAGGTGCTGCGCCGCGCCAACAGCCTGCCCTACGGGCTGGCCTCGTATGTCTTCACCAATTCGCTGAAGACCGCGCACGAGGTGTCCAACGGCCTGGAAGCCGGCATGGTCAACATCAACCATTTCGGCATGGCACTGTCCGAAACGCCGTTCGGCGGCATCAAGGACTCCGGCATCGGCAGCGAAGGCGGCATGGAAACCTTCGATGGCTACCTGGTGACCAAGTTCATCACGCAGGTCTGA
- a CDS encoding MATE family efflux transporter has product MKPDARLTTGPIGRTLLTFSLPVLGSNILQSLNASINSVWVGRFLGEAALTATSNANIILFFLLGVVFGISMANTIMIGQAVGARDLDEARKVVGTSTTFFVLLSVAASVFGYIFTPDILAAMQTPQDAAPLAVTYLRIIFVALPFMYFYNFVMMTLRGAGDSRTPFYFMLLSAVLDVVLNPVLIFGVGPLPALGIAGSALATLIAQLTSLAAMIALLYRRRHFLLLHREQLALLWPDPAIIRALVAKGLPMGLQMVVISSSAIVMMSLVNAYGSQTTAAYGVASQLWTYVQMPALAVGASVSSMVAQNVGAGLWHRVTRITRVGMLFNVAMTGALVALVYLFDRHSLGLFLGTDGVAIGIAQHINLVVLWSFILFGFTIVIFGTVRATGAVMAPLVILFLSMWVIRLPFAWGLGKSWGAEAIWWSFPLGSVVSVALAAGYYRFGNWRASHILPVPPHAPEALGQAPDTSMGTPCEDAGPVAEADETGEAPSRTVETVR; this is encoded by the coding sequence ATGAAGCCTGACGCCAGACTCACCACCGGCCCCATCGGCCGCACGCTGCTGACGTTCTCGCTGCCGGTGCTCGGCAGCAACATCCTGCAGTCCCTCAATGCCTCGATCAACTCGGTCTGGGTCGGGCGCTTCCTGGGCGAAGCGGCGCTGACCGCGACCTCGAACGCCAACATCATCCTGTTCTTCCTGCTGGGCGTGGTGTTCGGCATCAGCATGGCCAACACCATCATGATCGGGCAGGCCGTCGGCGCGCGCGACCTGGACGAGGCGCGCAAGGTCGTCGGCACCAGCACCACGTTCTTCGTGCTGCTGTCCGTGGCCGCGTCGGTCTTCGGCTACATCTTCACGCCAGACATCCTTGCGGCCATGCAGACCCCGCAAGACGCTGCGCCGCTGGCGGTGACCTATCTGCGCATCATCTTCGTTGCGCTGCCGTTCATGTACTTCTACAACTTCGTGATGATGACGCTGCGCGGCGCCGGCGATTCGCGCACGCCGTTCTACTTCATGCTGTTGTCGGCGGTGCTCGACGTGGTGCTCAATCCGGTGCTGATCTTTGGCGTGGGCCCGCTGCCGGCGCTGGGCATCGCCGGCTCGGCGCTGGCCACGCTGATCGCGCAGCTCACCAGCCTTGCCGCCATGATCGCGCTGCTCTATCGCCGCCGCCATTTCCTGCTGCTGCACCGCGAGCAACTGGCGCTGCTGTGGCCGGACCCGGCCATCATCCGCGCGCTGGTGGCCAAGGGGTTGCCGATGGGCCTGCAGATGGTGGTGATCTCGTCGTCGGCGATCGTGATGATGTCGCTGGTCAATGCCTACGGCTCGCAGACCACTGCCGCCTACGGCGTGGCCTCGCAGCTCTGGACCTATGTGCAGATGCCGGCGCTGGCGGTTGGCGCGAGCGTGTCGTCGATGGTGGCGCAGAACGTCGGGGCCGGGCTCTGGCACCGCGTCACGCGCATCACCCGCGTGGGCATGCTGTTCAACGTGGCGATGACCGGCGCGCTGGTCGCGCTGGTCTACCTGTTCGACCGCCATTCGCTCGGCCTCTTCCTCGGCACCGACGGCGTGGCCATCGGCATCGCACAGCATATCAACCTCGTGGTGCTGTGGTCGTTCATCCTGTTCGGCTTCACCATCGTGATCTTCGGCACGGTGCGTGCTACGGGCGCGGTGATGGCGCCGCTGGTCATCCTGTTCCTGTCGATGTGGGTGATCCGGCTGCCGTTTGCATGGGGCCTGGGCAAGAGCTGGGGCGCGGAAGCAATCTGGTGGAGTTTCCCGCTGGGATCGGTGGTGTCGGTTGCGCTGGCCGCGGGCTACTACCGTTTCGGCAACTGGCGTGCGAGCCATATCCTGCCGGTACCGCCGCATGCGCCAGAAGCGCTGGGCCAGGCACCCGACACGAGCATGGGCACGCCGTGCGAAGACGCCGGCCCGGTTGCCGAAGCGGATGAGACGGGCGAGGCGCCGTCCCGTACGGTGGAAACCGTACGTTGA
- a CDS encoding DUF2252 family protein, producing the protein MHPATEAILRFNQGRDPERFTRKLAAIAADPFAFFRGTNHLYVASLSHADALLDAPSTYVCGDLHLENFGSFKGDNGLVYFDLNDFDDALVAPLTVDVVRVLSSVLVAAGQIGLSDEDADRASEAMLAEYAGVLEGGKPRWLERATATGMVAMLLRRVKRRRRGELVAERTQTRKGRQRLVCDGSHALPADADARKRAVEILNAYSGQPHGHRFRAEDVARRVAGIGSLGLERYVVLARDERAGGMPRLVDIKRAAPSAWQDLPNRSQPRWGSDGRRVATIQKIMQAASPALLSSVDKGRASYLVKSLQPTADRVNLAHCDSAASLREVLATMAHAAAWAHLRGCGHHAADRIEQLQEFAAGTRWRKAVLRLARHGHAVSLAQWKVYAEDYRKARGRAVSLPADGAR; encoded by the coding sequence ATGCATCCTGCCACCGAAGCCATCCTGCGTTTCAACCAGGGCCGCGACCCCGAGCGCTTCACGCGCAAGCTCGCTGCCATCGCCGCCGACCCGTTCGCCTTCTTTCGTGGCACCAATCACCTGTACGTGGCATCGCTCAGCCATGCAGACGCGCTGCTGGACGCGCCGTCCACCTATGTCTGCGGCGACCTGCACCTGGAGAATTTCGGCAGCTTCAAGGGCGACAACGGCCTGGTCTACTTCGACCTGAACGACTTCGACGACGCGCTGGTCGCGCCGCTGACGGTGGATGTGGTCCGCGTGCTGTCCAGCGTGCTGGTGGCGGCGGGCCAGATCGGCCTGTCCGACGAGGACGCGGATCGCGCCAGCGAGGCGATGCTGGCCGAATATGCGGGGGTACTGGAGGGCGGCAAGCCGCGCTGGCTCGAGCGCGCCACCGCCACCGGCATGGTGGCCATGCTGCTGAGGCGGGTCAAGCGGCGCCGGCGCGGCGAACTGGTCGCGGAACGCACCCAGACGCGCAAGGGGCGGCAGCGGCTGGTTTGCGATGGCAGTCACGCCTTACCCGCCGACGCCGACGCCCGCAAGCGGGCCGTGGAGATCCTGAACGCCTATTCGGGCCAGCCGCACGGCCATCGCTTCCGCGCCGAGGATGTTGCGCGGCGCGTGGCCGGCATCGGCAGCCTGGGACTGGAGCGCTACGTAGTGCTGGCGCGCGACGAGCGCGCGGGCGGCATGCCGCGCCTGGTCGACATCAAGCGCGCGGCGCCTTCCGCCTGGCAGGACCTGCCGAACCGCTCGCAGCCGCGCTGGGGCAGCGATGGCAGGCGCGTGGCGACCATACAGAAAATCATGCAGGCGGCATCGCCCGCGCTGCTCTCGTCCGTGGACAAGGGCCGTGCGTCATACCTGGTGAAAAGCCTGCAGCCCACCGCGGACCGGGTCAACCTGGCGCACTGCGACAGCGCCGCGTCGCTGCGCGAAGTGCTCGCGACCATGGCCCATGCCGCGGCCTGGGCGCACCTGCGCGGCTGCGGGCACCATGCCGCGGACCGTATCGAGCAACTGCAGGAATTTGCCGCCGGCACGCGCTGGCGCAAGGCAGTGCTGCGCCTGGCACGGCATGGCCATGCGGTGTCGCTGGCGCAGTGGAAGGTCTATGCGGAGGACTACCGCAAGGCCAGGGGCAGAGCCGTCAGCCTGCCTGCCGACGGCGCCCGGTAG
- a CDS encoding tripartite tricarboxylate transporter TctB family protein: MRIRSQKDFASGLMFVLVGLGFSWVARGYSMGTAAKMGPGYFPFLLGLVLAVLGGLVLISSLSSKGEQDHLARWDLKTLLWILGSVVLFGLLLKPLGMVLSVFVLVLVSSMASHEFSWKGALLNSVVLVLISLGAFVYGINLQMPVWPAFITG, encoded by the coding sequence TTGCGCATACGTAGCCAAAAGGACTTTGCCTCCGGCCTGATGTTTGTTCTGGTCGGTCTGGGCTTTTCCTGGGTCGCACGCGGCTATTCCATGGGAACCGCCGCGAAGATGGGCCCCGGATATTTTCCGTTCCTGCTCGGGCTGGTGCTTGCCGTGCTGGGCGGCCTGGTGCTGATCTCGTCGTTGTCCAGCAAGGGCGAGCAAGACCATCTCGCACGCTGGGACCTGAAGACGCTGCTGTGGATCCTCGGTTCGGTGGTGCTGTTCGGCCTCCTGCTCAAGCCGCTGGGCATGGTGCTTTCCGTGTTCGTACTGGTGCTGGTGTCGTCGATGGCCAGCCACGAGTTCAGCTGGAAGGGCGCATTGCTCAACAGCGTGGTGCTGGTGCTGATCAGCCTGGGCGCCTTCGTGTACGGCATCAACCTGCAGATGCCGGTGTGGCCTGCATTCATCACCGGTTAA
- a CDS encoding cytochrome C oxidase subunit IV family protein has product MASTPTPASPGAAHGQDDTAHTGQQHPISLYLKIWLLLFVLSTLSYMVDYVGFTGYLRWTLILLLMVMKAGLIVAVFMHMAWERMALICAILVPPLCLLVLVGLMAEEANYTFLTRGIFFH; this is encoded by the coding sequence ATGGCTTCGACTCCGACTCCCGCCTCGCCCGGCGCTGCGCACGGCCAGGACGACACCGCGCACACTGGCCAGCAGCATCCGATCAGCCTCTACCTGAAGATCTGGCTGCTGCTGTTCGTGCTGTCCACGCTGTCATACATGGTGGACTACGTCGGCTTCACCGGCTACCTGCGCTGGACGCTGATCCTGCTGCTGATGGTGATGAAGGCCGGCCTGATCGTCGCTGTCTTCATGCACATGGCCTGGGAGCGCATGGCGCTGATCTGCGCGATCCTGGTGCCGCCACTGTGCCTGCTGGTGCTTGTCGGGCTGATGGCGGAAGAGGCAAACTACACGTTCCTGACGCGCGGCATCTTCTTCCACTGA
- a CDS encoding patatin-like phospholipase family protein has protein sequence MDGNSGNRAGGERKPIALALQGGGMHGAFTWGVIDRLLEDGRLDIEGISATSAGAMNAAVLAYGMLKGGPDGGRQALHDFWLAIARSAERYSPFRWMPWMKGGHSFGLDNSPLYAMADMVLRILSPYQFNPHNMNPLRDVLASQVDFEALRRECPCHLFLCATNVETGKIRIFSGADMSIEAVLASACLPTLFQAVAVDGQHYWDGGYVGNPAIFPLIYQCKTHDVVIVHINPIVRPGVPRTAAEILNRVNEVSFNSSLMREMRAIAFVTSLIQQGKVDKKEMKEMRIHSIRNDETMAALGVSSKYNADWKFLCFLRDKGRDHAGTWLERNYDHVGQRSSVDISGEFL, from the coding sequence ATGGATGGAAATTCGGGCAATCGTGCCGGCGGCGAACGCAAGCCCATCGCGCTGGCGCTGCAGGGCGGCGGCATGCACGGAGCCTTCACGTGGGGCGTCATCGACCGGCTGCTCGAGGACGGCAGGCTCGACATCGAAGGCATCAGCGCCACCAGCGCCGGCGCCATGAATGCCGCCGTGCTGGCTTACGGGATGCTCAAGGGCGGCCCCGATGGCGGGCGCCAGGCGCTGCATGACTTCTGGCTGGCGATTGCGCGCTCGGCCGAGCGCTACAGCCCGTTCCGCTGGATGCCGTGGATGAAGGGCGGCCACAGCTTCGGCCTGGACAACTCGCCTCTGTATGCGATGGCCGACATGGTGCTGCGCATCCTGTCGCCGTACCAGTTCAATCCGCACAACATGAACCCGCTGCGGGACGTGCTGGCCAGCCAGGTGGATTTCGAGGCCTTGCGCCGCGAGTGCCCGTGCCATCTGTTCCTGTGCGCCACCAACGTGGAAACCGGGAAGATACGCATCTTTTCGGGAGCGGACATGTCGATCGAGGCCGTGCTGGCCTCCGCCTGCCTGCCGACGCTGTTCCAGGCCGTGGCCGTCGATGGCCAGCACTACTGGGACGGCGGCTACGTCGGCAATCCGGCCATCTTCCCGCTGATCTACCAGTGCAAGACGCACGATGTCGTGATCGTCCACATCAACCCGATCGTGCGCCCGGGCGTGCCAAGGACTGCTGCCGAAATCCTCAACAGGGTGAACGAGGTCAGCTTCAACTCGTCGCTGATGCGCGAGATGCGCGCCATTGCCTTCGTGACCTCGCTGATCCAGCAGGGCAAGGTCGACAAGAAGGAGATGAAGGAGATGCGCATCCATTCGATCCGCAACGACGAGACCATGGCCGCGCTCGGCGTATCGAGCAAGTACAACGCGGACTGGAAGTTCCTGTGCTTCCTGCGCGACAAGGGCCGCGACCATGCCGGTACCTGGCTGGAGCGCAATTATGACCACGTCGGGCAGCGCTCCAGCGTGGATATCAGCGGCGAATTCCTGTGA